From Gemmatimonadales bacterium:
CACCAGGATGATGATGGCGATGAACACCAGCGCGAGCACCACACCCAGACTCAGCGTCGACTCATCCACGACAGGATCCTCGGAAGAAAGAGAAAGACCGGACTCAGGTGAGACCCCGGACGATGTGCCGATAGCCTTCGCTTCTGACCACGCGAACCGGGGTGCCCTGCGGGACGTACTCTCCCTCGGTCACGACGTCGACCCGCTCCACCCCGAACTGGGCGGCACCGGCCGGGCGGAGATCGGTGACGGCCACACCGTCGAGACCGACCAAATCTCCCCGCCGCAACGCGGCGACGTACCCGTCGGCCTGCGCCGCTCCCCCGCGAAGGAAGAGGCTGCTGAACCGTCCGCTGGAAGGCAGATGGCGGAGCCAGGCGTAGGCGACCGCGAGGGTGATGACCACGCTGGCCCCCAGCACCGCGAATGCCTGCATGACGTCCGCGGTGGTGGGCGAGCCGCCGATCAGGGCGAGCACGATGGCCGCGGCCAGCGCCGTCGCGCCGAGAATTCCCGCAGCTCCGAAGCCGGGAATGACGAACGCCTCGACCGCCAGCGCCAGCAGACCGAGTCCAAGGAGCAGGACCACTTCCCAACCGGCAAGTCCCAGAGCGAAGCTCGATCCGAAGAAGAGTCCCAGCGAGACCAGGCTCAGCAGCCCGCCGAGCCCGAAGACGCCGGCCTTGACCTCGAACAGCAGGCCTAGCACGCCGATGGAGAGGAGCAGCGGGGAGATGATGGGGCTGGTGAGGAATCGGAGGACCTGCTCGGTCCACGCGGGGTCGAGCACCGGGGTGAGCGTCTTGCCCAGGGCCACAGCCGGTGAGAGCAGGAGGGGGAGCATCAGCAGCGACCGGCACCGCATCGCGTATCCTTGAGGAGGGGACGGAGGGAATCTACAGCGGTCGGCGGGGCAGCGCAGGCGGAGATCCGCCGGAGCGGCGGATGCCAGATCAGGAGCTCGCGAACCCTGTGGACGTCGGTTGGACGACTTCGTTAAGCCGCACTATCTTAGGCCCCATGTCACGCCCTAGCGTCATCGCCCACCGCGGGGCTTCCGGATACGAATACGAGAACTCCCGCGCGGCCTTCCGCCGTGCCGTCATGCTCGATGCGGACGGGGTGGAGCTGGATGTCCATGCCACGGGGGACGGCACCCTCGTGGTCTACCACGACCCGGAGATCCCCGGTGTCGGGCCCATCGCACTGCTCACCCGGGCCACGGCGCGGCAGGTGCGTATCCCCAACGGGGAGACGCTGCCCCTCCTCTCGGAGATTCTCGATCTGGTTGGCGACCGGGATGTATGGGTGGAGGTGAAGGACCTGCCCGGGGCGCATGACCAGGCGCTCATGGAGGCGATCGACCGAGGTCCCGCGCCGCACCGCTACGCGGTGCACAGCTTCGATCACCGGATCATTCAGCGGCTGGGGCAGTCGCGTCCCGGCCTCCGCCGCGGCATTCTACTCTCGGACCATCACGACGACCCGGTGAGTGCGATGCGCGCGGTCGGTGCCACCACCCTCTGGCAGGATTGGCGTCAGGTCGACCGGGACCTGGTGAGTCGGGTGCATGCGGCCGATTGCACCCTGGTGGCCTGGACCGTGAACGAGATCGGAGACCTAGAGCGGCTGGTGCGGCTCGGCGTCGATGGACTGTGCGGGAACTACCCTGATCGCATCCGAGTGACGCTGGCGGCGCGCAACGACGAGGTGTCCCGGATCTGATCCGGGTCAGTGAGGCGTCGTGGCCACTTCCGGCGTCTGGCGCCTGTGTTCTCGATCCTGGGCCACCTGCTGCTCCAGGCGAGCGATCTCGCCCTGGAGATCATCCAGCCGCAGTAGCAGGCCGTCCACCCGGCGCTGATCGACCTCGCTCCCGCGCTCCCGCCGATGAATCAACAGGCCCAGGTCCCGTGCCGCGTTGTCCTGCTTGCGGCGGAGCCGCAACAGCTCGAACTGCAGCTTGCCTTCGTCCAGTGCGGCCTGGGCCTTCTTGCCCAATGCCTCGAGCTCCTGATTCAGCCGGTCGAACAGGCCGGACTTGGTCATGAGATCCTCCCGGTCAGCGTGATTGAGTCCGAATGATAAGCACACACGAGAAGGGGCGCGGCGTACGCCGCGCCCCCGTGCTTCAGGCTCCGATGACTTGCCGGATCAGCTGGCGGCGCCCTCGGTGACGGGATAGACCGAGATCTTCTTCCGGTCCTTGTCCCGATACTCGAACTTGACCACGCCGTCCACCAGGGCGAACAGCGTGTCATCGTTGGCCCGGCGGACGTTCTTGCCGGCATGGAACTTGGTGCCGCGCTGGCGCACCAGGATGTTCCCGGCCACCACCCGCTCGCCACCGAAGTGCTTCACGCCCAGGTACTGGGGATTGCTGGTCCGGCCGTTCCGGCTGGAGCCGACGCCTTTCTTGTGTGCCATGGTTGCCTCAGCCCAGCGTCAGGTCGGTGATGCGGACTTCGGTGTAGCGCTGCCGATGCCCGGTCTTGCGGCGGTAGTTCTTCCTCCGCTTGAACTTGAACACGTAGATCTTGGGCTCCTTGCCCTCCCCCACCACCTCGGCCTCGACCTTGGCCCCGGCCACCAGTGGTGCCCCGGCCCGGATGGTGTCGCCATCGGACGAGAGCAGCACCTCGTCGAAGGTGACCTTGGAGCCGGCCGCGGCCTCCATCAGCGGGAGACGCAACGTCTTGCCCTTCTCCGCTCGAAACTGCTTTCCGGCGGCTCGGAAAATCGCGTACATGAGAAATCCGTGGACTGAGGTAGTCTGATCGCCAGCCTGCAAACATATACGGCGGCAGCGCTTGTGACAAGGGAGTGGTGTGAGGTCAGGCCACCGCGTAGAGGTCGGTCACGTCCCGCCCGGCCGGCCGGCTCATGAGCCGGAACTCGTCCAGCCGGATCATCGGGTCGTCCCGGAGCTCGAGGTCGAGGTTGGTGAGCTTGGAGAGAGTCTGCAGCAGCTTGGGCTCCTCTTCCAGCAGGTAGAGCGCCACCTCCGGATGCAGCCGTACGGTGAGCTGCCGCTCGCGATGTTCGTGACCCGCTCGCTTGAGCGCCCGCTCCAGGCGCCGGGCGATCACCTCCGGCGTGAAGACCCGCCCAGTGCCGGCACAGGTGGGGCAGTCGGTCGTCATGGAGTGCCAGAGCGACGGCCGGACCCGCTGGCGGGTCATCTCGACCAGTCCCAGCTCGGAGACCGCCAGGGCCTTGGTACGGGCGCGGTCGCGGCCGAGGTGGGTGCGGAGCTCCTGGAGCACCTTCTCCCGGTTGGTCCGGGTCTCCATGTCGATGAAGTCGCAGACGATGATCCCGCCGATGTCACGCAAGCGGATCTGGCGCGCGATCTCCCGGGCGGCCTCGAGGTTGGTCCGGAGGATGGTCTTTTCCGGGTCCTTCTTCCCGGTGTACCGGCCGGTGTTCACGTCGATGCTGATCAACGCCTCGGTCGGCTGAATGATGAGGGAGCCGCCGGTGGGAAGCTCGACCCGCGCCTTGAACAAGTCACGGATCTCGGACTCGATGTCGAACTTGTCGAAGAGGGGGGTCGCTTCGGTGTAGAATTGCACCCGGCTGAGGAGGTCGGGATCGATCTGGTTCAGGTACTGCTCGATCTCGTTGTAGAGCTCCTTCGAGTCGACGTACAGCGCATCCACCTTGGCGCTGAAGAGGTCGCGGATGATGCCCCGGGTGAGGCTGGTCTCGCGCTGCAGCAGCGCCGGCGCCCGGCGTACGAAAGTCTTCTTGCGGTTGATCTTCTTCCACAGCGCGAGCAGCGAATCGATCTCCCGGCGGAAGTGCTCCTCAGTCACCCCCTCGGCCACGGTCCGGACGATCACGCCGCCGGAGTCCTTGGGCAACAGCTTGGTGACCATCTCACGGAGCTTGGCGCGCTGCTCCCGGCTCTCGATCTTCCGGCTCACCCCCACCTTGGAGGCGTACGGCATATAGACCAGGAAGCGGCCCGGCAGGGAGATCTGGGCGGTGACGCGGCAGCCCTTGGTGCTGATGGGCTCCTTGGTGACCTGAACCGGGAGGGTCTGGCCCTTCTTGAGGATGTCCTGGATGTTGGGGACGGGTCGCCGGGGCGAGATCTCGCGCTGCTTGGCTTCGGTCTGGGGAGCGCGCTCGGTGGAGCCGGCGCCGTTGCCCCGTCCGCGCCGGCGGCGATCCCGGCCGCGCCAGCCCGCTTTCCGCTCCGCCGGTCCCTCCTCGACCTCCGGCGCGCCGCCAGCCTCGGCCACGGCCGCCGGCTCGGCCTCGTCCTCCGGGTCCTCGTCGGGCTCCTCGTCTTCATCGGGCTCGAGCAGGTCGGAGGCGTGCAGGAACGCGCTCTTCTCCTGACCGATGTCGACGAACGCCGCCTGGATGCCGGGCAGGACCGCCTCGACCCGGCCGAGATAGATGTCCCCGACCGTGCGGCGATGGTCGGGACGATCTACCAGGAGCTCCACCAGCCGATCGTCTTCCAGGATGGCCAGACGGGTTTCCCGCTGGCTCCCGTTGATCAGGATCTCGCGCTTCAAAGTGCTCGACCTCAGCCGCGGCGGAGGCGGTGACCGCCCGCTCCGGATCGAATGGCCGCAGCATCTGGAATTGATGAGAACATCCGGCCCGGCCTCCGGGCGCACCGCACCGCGCCGCGGGGTCGAACCTCATGTATGTGCGCAACGTCCGACGTGAGCACTGTTTGGGACAGGGAAACGCGCCGCCCCGGCGGGCGTGCCCCACGATCGAAGACACCGCATTCCGCGAGGTGGCGCGTCAGTCCTGGCGCCAAATATATGTGACGGTGGATCTTAGGGCAACTCAGTCGACGATCTGTCCCAGGATCTGGCGGGCGATGACCAGACGCTGAATCTCGCTGGTTCCCTCCCCGATCTCACACACCTTGGCATCCCGCATCATCCGCTCGACCGGGTACTCGGTGGTATACCCGTACCCGCCGAAGATCTGCACGGCCTTGGTGGTGTTGCGCATGGCCAGCTCGGAACAGTAGAGCTTGGCCATGGCCGCCTCCTTCTTGAACGGCTTGCCGTTCTGCTTGAGCCAGGCGGCGTGATACAGGAGATGGGTGCCCGCCTCGAGCTCGAGTGCCATGTCGGCGAGCTGGAAGTTGATCCCCTGGAAGCTCCCGATGGGTCGCCCGAACTGCTTCCGGGCGCCGGCGTAGCGGATCGCCTCGTCGTAGGCCCCCTCGGCGATGCCCAGCGACAGCGCCGCGATGCCGATCCGACCCGCGTCCAGGGTCTTGAGGAAGTTGATGAAGCCATAGCCGGGCTGACCCAGCAGATTCTCCTTGGGCACCACCGCGTCCTCGAAGATGAGCTCGCGGGTGTCGCTGGCCCGCCAGCCCATCTTGTCCTGCTTCTTGCCTGCCCGGACGCCGCGGGTCTTGCGCAGGTCTTCCGCGTGCCCTACCCCGAGCGCACGACACAGCGGCAGGTCGACGGTGTCTTTGGTCACGATGAAGCTGGTGATGCCCTTGTTGCTCCGGCCGGGCTCGGTGCGCGCTGTGACCACGAAGATCTCACCCACACCGGCGTGGGTGATGAAGATCTTGGACCCGTTGAGGAGATAGTGATCGCCCTGGTCGACCGCGGTCGTAGCGGTGCCGCCTGCATCGCTGCCGGCGCCGGGCTCGGTCAGGCCGAACCCACCGAGGACCCGGCCAGAGGCGAGAAGCGGGACGTAGCGCCGCTTCTGCTCCGCGGTGCCGAACTCGACGATGGGCGAGGTGCCGAGGTTGGTGTGGGCGCTGATGGTGAGTGCGTGACTGGCATCCACCTTGGCCATCTCGTGGATGGTGATGTAGTACGACAGCTGGTCCATCCCCGCCCCGCCCAGCTCCTCGCTCCAGGGAACGCCGAGGAGCCCGAGCTCGCCCATGGCCTTGATGTTGTCCCAGGGGAACGTAGAGGTCCGGTCCAGCTCGCGCGCGACCGGGGCGATGCTGGTCCGGGAGAACTCACGGACCATCTCGCGCACCTGGAGATGATGCTCGGTGAAGTAGAGGGAGTCATCCATAGAGCCCCAATATACACAGGGCTCGCAGGGCTGGAGGTGGCGTCGCTTGACTTCTGCTTGACTGGGGAGGGCCACTGTTCAGCCCTGAGAACGAATTGCGACAGTTTCCCGGCTTTTCTGCCGCACATCAGCCCGTACGAGGCTCATTTTGCCTCTATCGCCCTGCTGCACCTCGCGTACCTTAGTTGCAGAGCCCTCGGTCGACCCTACTATCGGGCCACGGGCCCCGTCTCCACCACGCATACCTCCCCATTCAGCACGCGACGCCCGCAGTCCATGTCGCCATTCCACCCAAGCCGGGGGCGCGAGCTTGGTACACCCTCATGCCACACCCACAGGGAGGGCAGAAAACCAATGGATTCCCTGATCAGGGCGCTCGCGGCGACTCTGTTGGTCGGAGTGATGGCCATTCCAATGACAGGCTGTGCAAAGGATCTCGCCACCGGTCCCGCTGACAGCGCTGGCGTGAGGGGAGCTCAGCTCGATGTCTCGCTCCAGGCGATCCCGGCAAACGACGACTTCGACAACGCCATCGCCATCACCGCGCTGCCCTTCACCAGCAGCCTCAACACCAGCGAAGCCACGACCGCGGCGGACGATCCGCTCGACGACGAGACCTGCGGCTTCAACAGTATCGGTGGGCACACGGTATGGTACCGGTTCAGCCCCACCCAGAACCTGCGAATCAACGCCAGCACTGTCGGCAGCGACTTCGATCCGAACGTCTTCGTCTACACCGGTACGCGCGGCAACCTGACTCGCGTCGCCTGCAACTTCCTGCCTGGAAGCCTGACCTTCGAGGCGCTCGCGGGCGAGACGTACTTCCTCGTGGTGGGACCAAATGGCGAAGACCCGGGCGGCAATCTCGCCTTTCGGGTGGATCAGTCGCTGGAAGCTGGCGTGACGATCGACCCGGTGGGAACCGTGAATCCCCGGACCGGCGTCGCGACGATCACCGGGACCGTCACCTGCTCACAAAGCGCCTTCTTTGAGCTCGGAGGCGAGGTCCAACAACGCAAAGTGGTTGCGTCCCAAGGGTCCCTCTTCGCCTCCTCCGATTGCGACGGTGTGACCTCCTGGGAAGGCGAGGTGGTCGGCGAGAACGGGCGCTTGGTGCCGGGCAAGGCCGAGGTCTCCGCCGGCGCCCTTTTTACCAGCAATGTGACGACGGAAGAGCGGCAGGCGGCACCGGTGACTGCGATCGTCTTCTTGAGAGTAAGCAAGTAGCTCAACAGGAAGGCAGAAACACGGCGCGCCACAAGCGGGGCCTCACTCCGACAGCCCGAGGTCGAGAGGACGCCATAGCCGTAACAGGCGCAGGAGGTCTGCCCCGAACTTCCGCCGCGCACGAGGACCGAGCCCGGCCAGGCGGAGCGCGGAGGCGTCCTCTTGGGGAGCGGCGGTGGCCAGGGTCTCCAGTGCGCCATCGGCGAGAATGAGGTACGGGGCGACGCCCATCTGGGCGGCGGCACGCGAGCGCCAGGTCTCGAGCGCGGCACGCAATGGCGTCTGCGGGGAGCTCGGCACGGCGGCCGCGGGCAGCGTGCCCAGCGCCCGAAGAATCGTCCCACCGAGCCGCTCGGCGAGAGCGGGACCTATGCCGGGCACTTCCGCCAGCGCCGCAGCACTGGCCGGCGGACGCCGGGCGAGGCGAAGCAGGATATCCGGCTCGAGCAGCGCCCCGCCCCAGGGGCCGCGGCGGGAAGCCAGCGCCGCGCGGAGCCGGGCGAGACGTGCCGCCACAACGGGACCGAGCGGGGGCGTGCGGACACGCTGGCCACAGCGATCGCAGCCCTCGCAATGTTCGAGCTGCTCGCCGAAATAGCCGACCAGCACGCGCCGGCGACAGGCATTGCCGCGGGCGTACGCCTCCATGGCGGCGATGCGGGCCTCGGCGCGCCGGCGCCGTTCACGCACCGGTCCCCAGTCGACCGGCCCTCGATCGGGACGCAGCTCATGCCGCAGCCGTTCGGCAGAGTCGAGGATGTTGCGGGGCACGCCACGCAGGTCCGCCCCGCCACGCCAGAGTCGCTCGAGCAGGGTGCTGGGCGGGAAGGTGACGTCGAGCTGCCGGCGGTGAAGATCGGCGTCTCCCTTGCGCCAGAGGAGGACGCAGCGGGCAGGCT
This genomic window contains:
- a CDS encoding Rne/Rng family ribonuclease, with amino-acid sequence MKREILINGSQRETRLAILEDDRLVELLVDRPDHRRTVGDIYLGRVEAVLPGIQAAFVDIGQEKSAFLHASDLLEPDEDEEPDEDPEDEAEPAAVAEAGGAPEVEEGPAERKAGWRGRDRRRRGRGNGAGSTERAPQTEAKQREISPRRPVPNIQDILKKGQTLPVQVTKEPISTKGCRVTAQISLPGRFLVYMPYASKVGVSRKIESREQRAKLREMVTKLLPKDSGGVIVRTVAEGVTEEHFRREIDSLLALWKKINRKKTFVRRAPALLQRETSLTRGIIRDLFSAKVDALYVDSKELYNEIEQYLNQIDPDLLSRVQFYTEATPLFDKFDIESEIRDLFKARVELPTGGSLIIQPTEALISIDVNTGRYTGKKDPEKTILRTNLEAAREIARQIRLRDIGGIIVCDFIDMETRTNREKVLQELRTHLGRDRARTKALAVSELGLVEMTRQRVRPSLWHSMTTDCPTCAGTGRVFTPEVIARRLERALKRAGHEHRERQLTVRLHPEVALYLLEEEPKLLQTLSKLTNLDLELRDDPMIRLDEFRLMSRPAGRDVTDLYAVA
- a CDS encoding acyl-CoA dehydrogenase, yielding MDDSLYFTEHHLQVREMVREFSRTSIAPVARELDRTSTFPWDNIKAMGELGLLGVPWSEELGGAGMDQLSYYITIHEMAKVDASHALTISAHTNLGTSPIVEFGTAEQKRRYVPLLASGRVLGGFGLTEPGAGSDAGGTATTAVDQGDHYLLNGSKIFITHAGVGEIFVVTARTEPGRSNKGITSFIVTKDTVDLPLCRALGVGHAEDLRKTRGVRAGKKQDKMGWRASDTRELIFEDAVVPKENLLGQPGYGFINFLKTLDAGRIGIAALSLGIAEGAYDEAIRYAGARKQFGRPIGSFQGINFQLADMALELEAGTHLLYHAAWLKQNGKPFKKEAAMAKLYCSELAMRNTTKAVQIFGGYGYTTEYPVERMMRDAKVCEIGEGTSEIQRLVIARQILGQIVD
- a CDS encoding glycerophosphodiester phosphodiesterase, whose amino-acid sequence is MSRPSVIAHRGASGYEYENSRAAFRRAVMLDADGVELDVHATGDGTLVVYHDPEIPGVGPIALLTRATARQVRIPNGETLPLLSEILDLVGDRDVWVEVKDLPGAHDQALMEAIDRGPAPHRYAVHSFDHRIIQRLGQSRPGLRRGILLSDHHDDPVSAMRAVGATTLWQDWRQVDRDLVSRVHAADCTLVAWTVNEIGDLERLVRLGVDGLCGNYPDRIRVTLAARNDEVSRI
- the rpmA gene encoding 50S ribosomal protein L27 translates to MAHKKGVGSSRNGRTSNPQYLGVKHFGGERVVAGNILVRQRGTKFHAGKNVRRANDDTLFALVDGVVKFEYRDKDRKKISVYPVTEGAAS
- a CDS encoding NfeD family protein — encoded protein: MRCRSLLMLPLLLSPAVALGKTLTPVLDPAWTEQVLRFLTSPIISPLLLSIGVLGLLFEVKAGVFGLGGLLSLVSLGLFFGSSFALGLAGWEVVLLLGLGLLALAVEAFVIPGFGAAGILGATALAAAIVLALIGGSPTTADVMQAFAVLGASVVITLAVAYAWLRHLPSSGRFSSLFLRGGAAQADGYVAALRRGDLVGLDGVAVTDLRPAGAAQFGVERVDVVTEGEYVPQGTPVRVVRSEGYRHIVRGLT
- the rplU gene encoding 50S ribosomal protein L21, with amino-acid sequence MYAIFRAAGKQFRAEKGKTLRLPLMEAAAGSKVTFDEVLLSSDGDTIRAGAPLVAGAKVEAEVVGEGKEPKIYVFKFKRRKNYRRKTGHRQRYTEVRITDLTLG